A genomic stretch from Streptomyces sp. QL37 includes:
- a CDS encoding urease accessory protein UreD, with translation MSVTATARMTARADGRGSTVLPVLESEGPLALRRTRSPDPAYARVTLVGAMSAPLGGDRLAVEALAEDGARVVVDSAAATVALPGAGPDARPASYDVRLSVGEGAELHWLPEQIVSAHGSDLDMTTRAELAGTARLVLREEQILGRHGERTGRLSTRLTVRRAGRPLLDQQLAYGPGTPGGWDGAAVLGGHRAVGQLLVVDPAFDDGLPAPRLLGPTAALTPLAGPAVLVTALAADARLLRAVLDEALEGLLKETKALREP, from the coding sequence ATGAGCGTCACGGCCACCGCCCGGATGACGGCGCGGGCCGACGGACGGGGATCCACCGTGTTGCCGGTCCTGGAGAGCGAGGGGCCGCTGGCCCTGCGCCGGACCAGATCCCCTGATCCCGCGTACGCACGTGTCACCTTGGTGGGCGCGATGAGCGCGCCCCTCGGCGGGGACCGGCTCGCGGTCGAGGCTCTGGCCGAGGACGGCGCACGGGTGGTGGTGGACTCGGCCGCGGCCACCGTGGCGCTCCCCGGGGCCGGCCCGGATGCCCGCCCCGCCTCGTACGACGTGCGGCTGAGCGTGGGGGAGGGGGCCGAACTCCACTGGCTCCCCGAACAGATCGTCTCCGCGCACGGCAGCGATCTCGACATGACCACCCGGGCCGAACTCGCCGGGACCGCGCGCCTGGTGCTCCGTGAGGAACAGATCCTCGGCCGGCACGGTGAGCGCACCGGCAGGCTCTCGACGCGTCTGACCGTGCGGAGGGCCGGCCGGCCGCTGCTCGACCAGCAACTGGCCTACGGGCCGGGAACGCCAGGAGGCTGGGACGGCGCGGCCGTCCTGGGCGGCCATCGTGCTGTCGGGCAGCTGCTCGTCGTCGACCCCGCGTTCGACGACGGTCTTCCCGCGCCGCGGCTGCTAGGCCCCACCGCCGCGCTCACCCCTCTGGCCGGGCCGGCTGTCCTGGTGACGGCACTCGCCGCCGACGCGCGGCTGCTGCGCGCGGTGCTGGACGAGGCGCTGGAAGGTCTGCTGAAGGAGACAAAGGCCCTTCGGGAGCCGTGA
- a CDS encoding alpha/beta hydrolase codes for MKRTAVLGSAGTLIAGTLIAGAIAAPAAGAAGRHHGDQEARGVQIAAARATKAGIDWTDCPADWAIAAPIQCGWVSVPLDYAKPNGKQIKLAVDRHVSTGTKDERQGALVYNPGGPGGSGMAFPKRIVTKNPLWTKTAKAYDFVGFDPRGVGHSAPISCIDPQEFVKAPKADPVPDSEADKRAQRKLAAEYADGCAERSGDMLPHMTTPNTARDLDVIRAALGERKLNFLGVSYGTYLGAVYGTLFPSHVRRMVVDSVVNPAKDNIWYEANLNQDIAFQTRWNDWKAWVAENDSAYHIGDTPEKVEQAWLTLRAAAKKHPIGGVLGPAELTGFFQSAPYYDSAWAPTAQVWSDYLGGDTQALIDAAAPDLSDTAGNISSENSNAVYTAVECADAKWPTSWKKWDRDNTRLHKDHPFMTWANAWMNLPCATWPSKQQTPLDVRTGKGLPPVLIVQSTRDAATPYEGAVELHKRFKGSRLITEKGAGSHGVTGLVNPCVNERVDTYLLTGKTDRRDVTCTPHATPTP; via the coding sequence TTGAAGCGCACGGCAGTGCTCGGCTCGGCCGGCACTCTGATCGCGGGCACGCTCATAGCGGGGGCGATAGCCGCACCGGCCGCCGGTGCCGCCGGCCGGCACCACGGCGACCAGGAGGCGCGCGGTGTCCAGATCGCCGCGGCCCGGGCCACGAAGGCCGGAATCGACTGGACGGACTGTCCCGCCGACTGGGCGATCGCCGCGCCCATCCAGTGCGGCTGGGTGAGCGTTCCGCTCGACTACGCCAAGCCGAACGGCAAGCAGATCAAGCTCGCGGTCGACCGGCACGTCAGCACGGGCACGAAGGACGAACGCCAGGGCGCGCTCGTCTACAACCCCGGAGGCCCCGGTGGCTCGGGCATGGCGTTCCCGAAGCGCATCGTCACCAAGAACCCGCTCTGGACGAAGACCGCGAAGGCGTACGACTTCGTCGGCTTCGACCCGCGCGGCGTCGGCCACTCCGCGCCGATCTCCTGCATCGATCCCCAGGAGTTCGTGAAGGCCCCGAAGGCCGATCCGGTACCGGACAGCGAGGCCGACAAGCGGGCCCAGCGCAAGCTCGCGGCCGAGTACGCCGACGGCTGCGCCGAGCGCAGCGGCGACATGCTGCCGCACATGACGACCCCCAACACCGCACGCGACCTGGATGTCATCCGCGCCGCGCTCGGTGAGAGGAAGCTCAACTTCCTGGGTGTCTCCTACGGCACCTACCTGGGCGCCGTCTACGGCACGCTCTTCCCGTCGCACGTACGCCGCATGGTCGTCGACAGCGTGGTCAACCCTGCGAAGGACAACATCTGGTACGAGGCCAACCTCAACCAGGACATCGCCTTCCAGACCCGCTGGAACGACTGGAAGGCGTGGGTCGCCGAGAACGACTCGGCCTACCACATCGGTGACACGCCGGAGAAGGTCGAGCAGGCGTGGCTGACCCTGCGAGCCGCGGCCAAGAAGCACCCGATCGGCGGCGTCCTCGGCCCCGCCGAGCTCACCGGATTCTTCCAGAGCGCGCCGTACTACGACTCCGCCTGGGCGCCCACCGCCCAGGTCTGGAGCGACTACCTGGGCGGCGACACCCAGGCGCTGATCGACGCCGCGGCACCCGACCTGTCGGACACCGCGGGCAACATCAGCTCGGAGAACAGCAACGCCGTGTACACGGCGGTCGAGTGCGCGGACGCCAAGTGGCCCACCAGCTGGAAGAAATGGGACCGCGACAACACCCGGCTGCACAAGGACCACCCGTTCATGACCTGGGCCAACGCCTGGATGAACCTGCCGTGTGCGACCTGGCCGTCCAAGCAGCAGACTCCGCTGGACGTCCGCACCGGCAAGGGCCTGCCTCCGGTACTGATCGTGCAGTCCACACGCGACGCCGCCACCCCGTACGAGGGCGCCGTCGAGCTGCACAAGCGCTTCAAGGGCTCCCGTCTCATCACCGAGAAGGGCGCCGGTTCGCACGGTGTCACGGGCCTGGTCAACCCCTGCGTCAACGAGCGGGTGGACACCTACCTGCTCACCGGGAAGACCGACCGGCGCGATGTGACGTGCACCCCGCACGCCACACCGACTCCGTGA
- a CDS encoding NAD-dependent epimerase/dehydratase family protein, translating to MSRGRAFVLGATGQIGRPVVRALAEDGWEVTAASRGGGRDSGWDEGVRTVAVDREEKGALEAALGDGCDVLVDMVAFGPDHATQLAGLAGRAGSAIVISSGAVYEDDRGRSFDTQGEPDGFPEYPVPVPETQGTVTPGDASYGTRKIALERELLAVGDALPVTLLRAGAIHGAHCRTPRELYFVKRLVDGRRRRVLAYEGASRFHPAHVSNIAELIRLAALRPASRVLNAADPGAPTVAEIGAAVDDVLGLETETVLVAGAPPEGGIGETPWSGTHPVVYDMSAAERELGYRPVTDYVQSLPQTVEWLVAQLHGRDWKQAFPKMARNYGEALFDYAAEDAWLERYGRGA from the coding sequence ATGAGCAGAGGACGAGCTTTCGTGCTGGGAGCCACGGGACAGATCGGCCGCCCCGTGGTGCGGGCTCTGGCCGAGGACGGCTGGGAGGTGACCGCGGCCTCACGCGGAGGCGGCCGGGACAGCGGCTGGGACGAGGGGGTCCGCACCGTCGCGGTGGACCGCGAGGAGAAGGGGGCCCTGGAGGCGGCGCTCGGCGACGGCTGCGACGTCCTGGTCGACATGGTCGCCTTCGGCCCGGACCACGCCACGCAGCTCGCCGGGCTCGCGGGCCGGGCCGGCTCCGCGATCGTCATATCCAGCGGCGCGGTGTACGAGGACGACAGGGGCCGGAGTTTCGACACGCAGGGCGAGCCGGACGGCTTCCCGGAGTATCCCGTGCCGGTCCCGGAGACCCAGGGCACGGTCACCCCGGGGGACGCGTCGTACGGGACGCGGAAGATCGCGCTGGAGCGGGAACTGCTCGCGGTCGGCGACGCGTTGCCGGTGACGCTGCTCCGGGCCGGCGCGATCCACGGGGCGCACTGCCGGACGCCGCGCGAGCTGTATTTCGTCAAGCGTCTGGTGGACGGACGCCGGCGGCGGGTCCTCGCGTACGAGGGGGCGAGCCGCTTCCATCCGGCCCATGTGTCCAACATCGCCGAGCTGATACGCCTCGCCGCTCTGCGTCCGGCTTCCCGGGTGCTCAACGCGGCGGACCCGGGGGCGCCGACCGTCGCCGAGATCGGCGCTGCTGTCGACGACGTGCTCGGCCTGGAGACCGAAACGGTGCTGGTGGCCGGTGCCCCGCCCGAGGGTGGCATCGGGGAGACGCCGTGGAGCGGTACGCATCCCGTGGTCTACGACATGTCCGCCGCCGAACGGGAGCTGGGCTACCGCCCGGTAACGGATTATGTCCAGTCGCTGCCGCAGACCGTCGAATGGCTTGTCGCACAGCTGCACGGACGTGACTGGAAGCAGGCCTTCCCGAAGATGGCCCGCAACTACGGCGAGGCGCTCTTCGACTACGCGGCCGAGGACGCCTGGCTGGAGCGCTACGGCCGGGGGGCGTGA
- a CDS encoding lysophospholipid acyltransferase family protein, with product MFYYVLKYVVLGPLLRLVFRPRIEGLEHIPDDGAAIVAGNHLSFSDHFLMPAILKRRITFLAKAEYFTGPGIKGKLTAAFFHSIGQIPVDRSGKEAGQAAIREGLGVLSKGELLGIYPEGTRSHDGRLYKGKVGVAVMAIRAGVPVIPCAMVGTFEIQPPGQKMPKVKRVTIRFGEPLDFSRYAGLEDQKAAIRAVTDEIMYAILALSGQEYVDEYAVKAKAAQAEETRKFPRRPR from the coding sequence GTGTTCTATTACGTCCTGAAATACGTCGTGCTGGGCCCCCTGCTCCGGCTGGTGTTCCGGCCCCGCATCGAGGGGCTGGAGCACATCCCCGACGACGGTGCCGCCATCGTCGCGGGCAACCATCTCTCCTTCTCCGACCACTTCCTGATGCCCGCGATCCTCAAGCGCCGCATCACGTTCCTCGCGAAGGCCGAGTACTTCACCGGCCCCGGTATCAAGGGCAAGCTGACCGCCGCGTTCTTCCACAGCATCGGGCAGATCCCCGTGGACCGGTCCGGCAAGGAAGCGGGACAGGCGGCCATCCGCGAGGGGCTCGGGGTGCTGAGCAAGGGTGAACTGCTCGGCATCTATCCCGAGGGCACCCGCTCGCACGACGGGCGGCTCTACAAGGGCAAGGTCGGGGTCGCGGTGATGGCGATCAGGGCGGGCGTGCCGGTCATCCCCTGCGCGATGGTCGGCACGTTCGAGATCCAGCCGCCCGGACAGAAGATGCCGAAGGTCAAGCGGGTCACGATCCGGTTCGGGGAGCCGCTGGACTTCTCGCGCTACGCCGGCCTGGAGGACCAGAAGGCCGCGATCCGGGCGGTCACGGACGAGATCATGTACGCCATTCTCGCCCTCTCCGGACAGGAGTACGTCGACGAGTACGCGGTCAAGGCGAAGGCGGCGCAGGCCGAGGAGACCAGGAAGTTCCCACGTCGGCCACGCTGA
- a CDS encoding caspase family protein — MRADLAAGGCHALVVGTASHPGQQLPALPSALRSARDVAETLSTVCGMGDRVTLLTDPTSPSDVLEALATAIGRAEPTEARYERGTVLLYFVGHGLRGPGQQLYLATATTKSQADVAHSVPYTEIERYLSDAAADPVVILDCCFAGNAQEPRRPAGTDPFAGARPTGSYLLASAMRNTLAYAPPDAQHTLFSGQVLSLLREGDAGGPRWLTLGGVYRLLDQRLQGSAARPYGGGTARLSELTLAVNPRYEPVPGPGTGQRAADAPNADAACPYPGILPFLPEQHRLFFGREALTQELLRRVQRAQPGEPVVLVGPSGVGKSSLLRAGLTVVAEQAGLGPVRLVPAPGERPFQTLAEAWAAAVGRAPSDVVRDLERGRFSRPAGAVAGQAPRLLVVDQLEEYFTLCSDEAERERFAAALTAGTDEEGAGDAIPGPRLVLALRADYYGEALSDPRLAPVVRPGHFAVPALADEEVEDAIVRPAEYAGLRWEEGVPQLLRRDVNEERGATGDAAALPFLAYALPEIWLRRRGTTLTYAGYAAAGGIRGAVATAADRIHDSLDDGGRAALRSLLLAMVHVADGEGRLFRRRVSPGELSGNEDLLRRLADARLVVVDEQDGAQLGHDSLLHAWSRLSGWIDEVRDDLLRLRRLSAAAEGWAEGGRKPSGLYQGDALEEAKKLTTETIRPSRKTSRAPDGLPSGGTTHVAADGPPVTAAPAVVRVPVPHVVGEFVTASDHAQRRRRLVTRAWIASLSALTLVAASLFGWAFHENGQAASREKSLIARELAARADAMRERDPQIALPLSLAAYRTAVTPETRSSLYAASMTVTPARLAPATPHREAVLNLAYSPDGEVLAASHRSNRAKGGGRVQLWDVSSPTDPVEAGRFALKSSPVIAYHPRSRILAAQSADELTLWDTADPQKPKRLSSVPLTHRVTYTLAFSKDGRTLAAGSHNGLLRLWNVADPVRPALRAQRTVAEAPLISLAFTRDGGRLITGNGSSGDADSGQPAQVRLWDIGDPDRPVLRDTEPAETVMAVAAAPRRNLVVATGAAGRIAFWEVVNGRDLRRVEVKDYGDTFGRDHLGVPSLAFSEDGRFLAGADRDNGVHRTDAAEKLSDLVDGMSGVDLPTGEPSQSVAFSPDSRYLAAGEVGGEIRVWPDRPLAPGIAGGIHVAPQTGTSPFSADGDLVITMETESDFTRTTRVWDVSDLKKPKVRYALPGGWEAKFFLNRRESPVFLAHHWAGKLDHTLQIWQLRPDGSVKRSSGIPFTADVPSIAVSPDGMLLAVGSHEEPDTALWDIRDPARPVLRGTIGVRASSSLGSTGSLWFAGERSLATVEDGEHIRFWDVSDPTRPRKGGLIKDAALMSGAMYHESSQLLVTEAAGDDIQLYDLSRPTHPVKGASLPAAPGGYFPMGKDQLAAARADGSVEFWDVSDPAAPRKQDHDLLFDREVSSISMTSDARHAVTSEPYRVYSVGKDGRWKTPELFTVERASDVRVPPGDPAQGPRWLAVTGSDTSGLTPETTYVLDFATDGLYEDLCTSYPSSVPEDRWRQLFPHLAYRASCG, encoded by the coding sequence GTGAGAGCCGACCTGGCTGCGGGCGGCTGCCACGCGCTCGTGGTCGGGACGGCGAGCCACCCGGGGCAGCAACTGCCCGCTCTGCCGTCCGCCCTCCGTTCGGCGCGCGATGTCGCCGAGACACTCAGCACGGTGTGCGGCATGGGCGATCGGGTCACGCTGCTCACCGATCCGACGTCACCGAGCGATGTCCTGGAGGCACTCGCGACGGCCATCGGCCGGGCCGAGCCCACCGAGGCGCGGTACGAGCGCGGTACCGTCCTCCTCTACTTCGTCGGCCACGGGCTGCGCGGCCCCGGTCAGCAGCTCTACCTGGCGACGGCCACCACGAAGTCCCAGGCCGACGTGGCGCACTCCGTCCCCTACACGGAGATCGAGCGCTACCTGAGCGACGCCGCAGCCGACCCGGTCGTGATCCTCGACTGCTGCTTCGCGGGGAACGCCCAGGAGCCCCGCCGGCCGGCCGGCACGGACCCGTTCGCCGGCGCCCGGCCCACCGGCAGCTACCTGCTCGCCTCAGCCATGCGCAACACGCTGGCGTACGCCCCGCCGGACGCACAGCACACCTTGTTCAGCGGTCAGGTGCTCAGCCTTCTGCGGGAGGGTGATGCGGGCGGCCCGAGGTGGCTGACGCTGGGTGGCGTCTACCGGCTGCTCGACCAGCGACTCCAGGGGAGCGCCGCCCGCCCGTACGGCGGTGGCACCGCGCGCTTGAGCGAGCTGACCCTCGCCGTCAACCCGCGCTACGAGCCGGTGCCGGGGCCGGGCACGGGACAGCGGGCGGCCGACGCCCCGAACGCGGATGCCGCCTGCCCCTACCCCGGCATCCTCCCCTTCCTCCCCGAGCAGCACCGTCTCTTCTTCGGCCGGGAGGCGCTGACCCAGGAGCTGCTGCGGCGTGTCCAGCGGGCGCAACCCGGTGAACCGGTGGTCCTGGTGGGGCCCTCGGGGGTCGGCAAGTCCTCGCTCCTGCGGGCGGGGCTCACCGTCGTCGCGGAGCAGGCGGGGCTCGGTCCCGTCCGGCTGGTGCCCGCGCCTGGTGAACGCCCCTTCCAGACGCTCGCCGAGGCTTGGGCGGCGGCAGTGGGCAGGGCCCCCTCCGACGTCGTACGGGATCTTGAGCGGGGACGCTTCAGCCGGCCGGCGGGGGCCGTGGCCGGGCAGGCCCCGCGTCTCCTCGTCGTCGACCAGCTCGAGGAGTACTTCACTCTGTGCTCGGACGAGGCCGAACGTGAGCGGTTCGCCGCCGCTCTCACCGCAGGAACGGACGAGGAGGGGGCCGGGGACGCGATCCCCGGCCCTCGCCTCGTCCTCGCCCTGCGCGCCGACTACTACGGCGAGGCCCTGAGCGACCCGCGTCTGGCGCCCGTCGTACGGCCGGGCCACTTCGCTGTGCCCGCACTGGCCGACGAGGAGGTCGAGGACGCGATCGTACGCCCGGCGGAGTACGCGGGCCTGCGGTGGGAGGAGGGTGTGCCGCAGCTCCTGCGGCGCGACGTGAACGAGGAACGAGGCGCCACGGGTGACGCCGCAGCGCTGCCCTTCCTGGCCTACGCCCTCCCCGAGATCTGGCTGCGGCGCCGGGGCACGACCCTGACCTATGCCGGATACGCCGCCGCGGGAGGCATCCGGGGCGCGGTGGCCACGGCCGCAGACAGGATCCACGACTCTCTCGACGACGGCGGGCGCGCGGCTCTGCGGAGCCTCCTGCTGGCCATGGTCCACGTCGCAGACGGTGAGGGGCGGCTGTTCCGTCGCCGGGTGTCGCCGGGCGAGCTGTCCGGGAACGAGGACCTGCTGCGCCGGCTGGCGGATGCCCGTCTGGTCGTCGTCGACGAACAGGACGGCGCGCAACTCGGCCACGATTCGCTGCTGCACGCGTGGAGCAGGCTCAGCGGCTGGATCGACGAGGTGCGGGACGACCTGCTGAGACTCCGGCGCCTGAGCGCGGCGGCGGAAGGCTGGGCCGAGGGCGGACGGAAACCGAGCGGCCTCTACCAGGGCGACGCCCTGGAGGAGGCGAAGAAGCTCACCACCGAGACCATCCGGCCATCCCGGAAGACTTCGCGGGCTCCGGACGGTCTTCCGTCCGGGGGGACCACCCATGTGGCCGCCGACGGCCCGCCCGTGACAGCCGCACCGGCGGTGGTCCGTGTGCCCGTTCCGCACGTGGTGGGGGAATTCGTCACCGCGAGCGACCACGCGCAGCGTCGGCGGCGTCTCGTCACGCGGGCGTGGATCGCCTCCCTTTCGGCCCTGACGCTGGTGGCGGCTTCCCTCTTCGGGTGGGCGTTCCACGAGAACGGACAGGCGGCGAGCCGGGAGAAGAGCCTGATCGCCAGGGAGCTGGCCGCCCGGGCCGACGCCATGCGCGAACGCGACCCGCAGATCGCGCTCCCGCTCAGCCTGGCCGCGTACCGGACGGCGGTGACTCCGGAGACCCGCTCCAGCCTGTACGCGGCGTCGATGACCGTCACCCCGGCCCGTCTCGCGCCGGCGACGCCACATCGCGAGGCGGTTCTCAACCTTGCCTACAGTCCGGACGGCGAGGTCCTGGCAGCCAGTCACCGGAGCAACAGGGCCAAGGGCGGCGGCAGGGTCCAGCTGTGGGACGTGTCCTCTCCGACCGACCCCGTGGAAGCGGGACGCTTCGCCCTGAAGAGCAGTCCGGTCATCGCCTACCATCCGCGCTCGCGGATCCTCGCCGCACAGTCGGCGGACGAACTGACGTTGTGGGACACCGCCGACCCGCAGAAGCCGAAGCGGCTCTCCTCGGTGCCACTCACCCACCGGGTGACGTACACGCTGGCCTTCAGCAAGGACGGCCGCACCCTCGCGGCGGGCAGCCACAACGGACTGCTACGGCTGTGGAACGTGGCCGATCCCGTGCGTCCGGCGTTGCGTGCCCAGCGGACGGTCGCCGAGGCGCCTCTGATCTCTCTGGCCTTCACCCGCGACGGGGGCCGTCTGATCACGGGCAACGGCAGCAGCGGGGACGCGGACAGCGGACAGCCTGCGCAGGTACGGCTCTGGGACATCGGCGACCCGGACCGGCCCGTGCTGCGGGACACGGAACCGGCCGAGACGGTCATGGCGGTGGCCGCCGCCCCCCGCCGGAACCTGGTGGTCGCAACCGGCGCAGCGGGCAGGATCGCCTTCTGGGAGGTGGTGAACGGGCGGGATCTGCGACGCGTGGAGGTGAAGGATTACGGGGACACTTTCGGCAGGGACCACCTCGGCGTGCCCTCGCTGGCCTTCAGCGAGGACGGCCGGTTCCTGGCAGGCGCCGACCGCGACAACGGTGTCCACCGGACCGACGCGGCCGAGAAGTTGTCGGACCTGGTGGACGGCATGTCCGGGGTCGACCTGCCGACGGGCGAACCGTCCCAGTCGGTCGCGTTCAGCCCGGACAGCAGGTACCTGGCGGCCGGCGAGGTGGGCGGAGAGATACGGGTGTGGCCCGACCGGCCGTTGGCACCGGGGATCGCGGGCGGCATCCACGTAGCGCCCCAGACGGGCACCAGTCCGTTCAGCGCCGACGGTGACCTGGTCATCACCATGGAGACGGAGTCGGACTTCACCCGCACCACCAGGGTGTGGGATGTGAGCGACCTGAAGAAGCCGAAGGTCCGGTACGCCCTGCCCGGCGGATGGGAGGCGAAGTTCTTCCTGAACCGGCGCGAGTCGCCGGTGTTCCTCGCCCACCACTGGGCCGGAAAGCTGGACCACACCCTCCAGATCTGGCAGTTGCGGCCCGACGGCAGCGTGAAGAGGAGTTCCGGCATCCCGTTCACCGCCGACGTCCCGAGCATCGCGGTGAGTCCCGACGGCATGCTCCTCGCGGTGGGCTCGCACGAGGAACCGGACACCGCTCTCTGGGACATCCGGGACCCGGCGAGACCCGTGCTCCGGGGCACGATCGGAGTGAGGGCGAGCAGCTCGCTCGGGAGCACGGGAAGCCTGTGGTTCGCGGGAGAACGCTCTCTGGCCACGGTGGAGGACGGCGAGCACATCAGGTTCTGGGACGTGTCCGACCCCACCCGGCCCCGCAAGGGCGGTCTTATCAAGGACGCGGCATTGATGAGCGGCGCCATGTACCACGAATCGTCCCAGCTGCTCGTCACGGAGGCGGCGGGTGACGACATTCAGCTCTACGATCTCTCCCGCCCCACGCACCCCGTCAAGGGAGCTTCGCTTCCGGCAGCTCCCGGGGGCTACTTCCCCATGGGAAAGGATCAGTTGGCGGCGGCCAGGGCCGACGGAAGCGTCGAGTTCTGGGACGTCTCGGATCCGGCAGCTCCCCGGAAGCAGGACCACGACCTACTGTTCGACCGCGAGGTCAGCTCGATCAGTATGACCTCTGACGCCCGCCACGCCGTGACGAGCGAGCCCTACCGCGTCTATTCGGTCGGGAAGGACGGACGGTGGAAGACCCCCGAGCTCTTCACCGTGGAGAGGGCGAGCGACGTCCGGGTGCCGCCGGGAGACCCGGCGCAGGGCCCCCGGTGGCTGGCCGTCACCGGCTCCGACACCTCCGGCCTGACGCCGGAGACGACCTATGTGCTCGACTTCGCCACCGACGGACTCTACGAGGACCTGTGCACGTCCTATCCCTCGAGCGTCCCCGAGGACCGGTGGCGGCAGTTGTTCCCGCACCTTGCCTACCGCGCGTCCTGCGGCTGA
- a CDS encoding SRPBCC family protein → MAAVTLRAEGRAAAEDVWLRYVAPARWPSWSPQIRAVRVDDERIRPGTRGEIVSVFGVTAAFFVESVDEERWRWAWRVRLGPVRLRLRHEVQHRPGGSATTLRIEGPAVALAAYIGPARWALGRLVRG, encoded by the coding sequence ATGGCAGCTGTGACGCTACGGGCCGAAGGCCGCGCGGCGGCCGAGGACGTCTGGCTGCGCTACGTCGCACCGGCCCGATGGCCGTCGTGGTCGCCGCAGATCAGGGCGGTGCGCGTGGACGATGAACGGATCAGGCCCGGCACCCGGGGTGAGATCGTCTCCGTGTTCGGTGTCACGGCAGCGTTCTTCGTCGAGTCGGTGGACGAGGAACGATGGCGGTGGGCGTGGAGGGTCCGGCTCGGTCCGGTGCGGTTGCGGCTGCGTCACGAGGTCCAGCACCGACCCGGCGGATCGGCCACGACCCTCCGCATCGAGGGCCCTGCTGTCGCCCTCGCCGCCTATATCGGTCCGGCGCGGTGGGCGCTGGGGCGGCTGGTCAGGGGATGA
- a CDS encoding HU family DNA-binding protein → MDRSGLIEAVGRKTTEGGEVPADQIGRVVDALFGTVAEAGVIAEALRAGRAVTLVGFGSFHDVGGKASLRPGKALDEFIHDRAG, encoded by the coding sequence ATGGACAGGTCCGGGCTGATCGAGGCGGTCGGACGCAAGACGACGGAGGGCGGCGAGGTGCCGGCCGATCAGATCGGCCGGGTGGTCGATGCCCTGTTCGGCACGGTCGCGGAGGCGGGAGTGATCGCCGAGGCGCTCCGGGCGGGCAGGGCGGTCACCCTGGTGGGCTTCGGCAGCTTCCACGACGTGGGCGGCAAGGCCTCCTTGCGGCCGGGCAAGGCCCTCGACGAGTTCATCCACGACCGGGCCGGATGA